One segment of Panicum virgatum strain AP13 chromosome 3K, P.virgatum_v5, whole genome shotgun sequence DNA contains the following:
- the LOC120696723 gene encoding cytochrome P450 94C1-like, whose protein sequence is MDAMGLPWAAQCAGMAFSALSLCLVALAAVLLLVRRWPWCSCHVCRAYLTGSWARDFPNLGDWYAHLLRESPTGTVHVHVLGCTITANPANVEYMLKTNFDNFPKGKTFSALLGDLLGGGIFNVDGAAWRHQRKMASLELGSVAVRSYAYKIIAQEVEARLMPLLADAADRGAVVDLQDVFRRFAFDTICKISFGLDPGCLEREMPMSKLADAFDTATRLCAMRGAAASPLLWRMKRLLNVGSERELRKAIRLVDELAAAMIRERRKLGVASSHDLLSRFMASAGGDAHAVDDKYLRDIVVSFLLAGRDTVSSALTTLFMLLSKHPEVAAAMRAEAGDGDSTPVTYEHLKGLHYTHAVLYENMRLFPPVQFDSKFCAGPDVLPDGTYVSGGARVMYHPYAMGRLPSIWGADHGDFRPDRWLTGPGRSFVPESLYRYPVFQAGLRVCLGKELAVTEMKAVGVAVVRLFDVEVVGESGSGACAPKFVSGLTASISGGLPVRIRRVRN, encoded by the coding sequence ATGGACGCCATGGGCTTGCCATGGGCAGCGCAGTGCGCGGGCATGGCCTTCTCAGCCTTGTCCCTCTGCTTGGTTGCGCTGGCCGCCGTGCTCCTGCTCGTGCGCCGGTGGCCGTGGTGCAGCTGCCATGTCTGCCGGGCGTACCTGACGGGGTCCTGGGCGAGGGACTTCCCCAACCTCGGCGACTGGTACGCGCACCTGCTCCGGGAGTCCCCCACCGGCACCGTCCACGTCCACGTCCTCGGCTGCACCATCACCGCCAACCCGGCCAACGTCGAGTACATGCTCAAGACCAACTTCGACAACTTCCCCAAGGGCAAGACCTTCTCCGCGCTCCTCGGcgacctcctcggcggcggcatcTTCAACGTCGACGGCGCCGCCTGGCGCCACCAGCGCAAGATGGCCAGCCTCGAGCTCGGCAGCGTCGCCGTGCGCTCCTACGCCTACAAGATCATCGCCCAGGAGGTGGAGGCCCGCCTCATGCCGctcctcgccgacgccgccgacaGGGGCGCCGTCGTGGACCTGCAGGACGTGTTCCGGCGCTTCGCCTTCGACACCATCTGCAAGATCTCCTTCGGCCTCGACCCGGGCTGCCTCGAGCGGGAAATGCCCATGTCCAAGCTCGCCGACGCCTTCGACACGGCGACGCGGCTCTGCGCCatgcgcggcgccgcggcgtcgcCGCTGCTCTGGAGGATGAAGCGCCTGCTCAACGTCGGGTCCGAGCGGGAGCTCAGGAAGGCCATCAGGCTCGTCGACGAGCTCGCGGCCGCCATGATCCGGGAGCGCCGGAAGCTGGGCGTCGCCAGCAGCCATGACCTCCTGTCCCGGTTCATGgcctcggccggcggcgacgcccaCGCCGTGGACGACAAGTACCTCCGCGACATCGTGGTCAGCTTCCTCCTCGCCGGGCGCGACACGGTGTCCTCCGCGCTCACCACGCTCTTCATGCTCCTGTCCAAGCACCCGGAGGTGGCGGCCGCCATGCGCGCCGAGGCCGGGGACGGCGACTCGACGCCGGTCACCTACGAGCACCTCAAGGGCCTGCACTACACCCACGCGGTGCTGTACGAGAACATGCGCCTGTTCCCGCCCGTGCAGTTCGACTCCAAGTTCTGCGCCGGGCCCGACGTGCTCCCCGACGGCACCTACGTCTCCGGTGGGGCGCGCGTGATGTACCACCCCTACGCCATGGGCCGCCTGCCCAGCATCTGGGGCGCCGACCATGGCGACTTCCGCCCGGACCGGTGGCTCACCGGACCCGGCCGCTCCTTCGTGCCGGAGAGCCTGTACAGGTACCCCGTGTTCCAGGCGGGCCTCCGCGTGTGCCTCGGCAAGGAGCTCGCGGTCACCGAGATGAAGGCGGTGGGCGTGGCGGTGGTGAGGTTGTTCGACGTCGAGGtggtcggggagagtggcagcggcgcctgcgccCCAAAGTTCGTGTCGGGGCTCACCGCGTCCATCAGCGGCGGGCTCCCAGTCAGGATTAGAAGAGTTAGAAATTAG